In Nicotiana tabacum cultivar K326 chromosome 11, ASM71507v2, whole genome shotgun sequence, a single window of DNA contains:
- the LOC107779033 gene encoding replication protein A 70 kDa DNA-binding subunit A-like isoform X2 produces the protein METIIPECEIIGNPKVLVESNFGAQKAISNGISGSAIFNNGNLSAQRSGQTSFANSNNLSSLNSGNSMQSYPPAIQPAYQPPPNYKSHGTIMKNEAPARIIPIAALNPYQGRWAIKARVTAKGDLRRYNNSRGDGKVFSFDLLDSDGGEIRVTCFNAVVDRFYDKIEAGKVYMISKGSLKPAQKNFNHLKNEWEIFLEITSTVDLCPDEDNTIPRQQFSFRPISDIESAESNSIIDVIGIVIAVNPSVLILRKNGMETQRRILNLKDQSGRSVELTLWGDFCNREGQKLQEMAEAGFSPVLAVKAAKVSDFTGKSIGTISSTQLFIGPDFAEAQTLREWFDQGGKDVASQSISRENMPVGSKSEIRKTVSRIKDEGLGRSDKPDWITVKATITFIKTDSFYYTACPLMIGDRQCNKKVTRSGNSRWQCDRCNQEFEECDYRYLLQAQIQDHTGLTWVTAFQESGEEILSCPAKELHMMNEEADDTRFSEIIRKCLFTQFLFRLKIKEELYGDEQKVKITVIKAEKVKHSAESRYLLDLISKFRSS, from the coding sequence ATGGAAACTATTATACCAGAATGTGAAATAATTGGGAATCCTAAAGTGCTTGTAGAATCTAATTTTGGAGCTCAGAAAGCTATATCTAATGGCATTTCTGGGTCTGCAATCTTTAACAATGGTAACTTGAGTGCTCAAAGATCTGGCCAAACAAGCTTTGCTAACAGCAACAATTTGAGCTCCCTAAATTCAGGTAATAGCATGCAGAGCTACCCACCTGCAATTCAACCCGCATATCAACCTCCTCCAAATTACAAAAGCCATGGGACAATAATGAAGAATGAAGCACCTGCCCGCATTATTCCAATAGCTGCTTTGAACCCCTATCAGGGTCGGTGGGCTATTAAGGCTAGAGTGACTGCAAAGGGGGATCTACGTCGCTATAATAATTCCAGAGGAGATGGAAAGGTCTTCTCATTTGATCTCCTTGACTCTGATGGGGGTGAAATACGTGTCACTTGCTTTAATGCGGTTGTTGATCGCTTTTATGACAAAATTGAAGCTGGAAAAGTGTACATGATATCAAAAGGCAGCTTGAAACCTGCTCAAAAGAACTTCAACCATCTGAAGAATGAATGGGAAATATTCTTGGAGATAACTTCAACTGTAGATCTCTGTCCAGATGAAGATAACACTATACCAAGACAGCAGTTCTCATTTAGACCTATTAGTGACATTGAAAGTGCAGAAAGCAATTCAATCATAGATGTGATTGGAATTGTAATAGCTGTCAATCCTTCTGTTCTGATCCTGAGAAAGAATGGAATGGAAACTCAAAGAAGAATCTTGAATCTAAAGGATCAGTCTGGGCGAAGTGTTGAGCTGACGCTATGGGGAGACTTCTGCAACAGGGAAGGTCAAAAGCTGCAAGAAATGGCAGAAGCTGGGTTTTCCCCTGTTTTAGCTGTCAAAGCTGCAAAAGTTAGTGACTTCACTGGGAAATCCATTGGAACCATTTCTTCCACTCAACTGTTCATAGGTCCAGATTTTGCAGAGGCTCAGACTCTAAGAGAATGGTTTGATCAGGGAGGAAAAGATGTTGCTTCTCAATCTATATCTAGGGAAAACATGCCTGTAGGATCAAAAAGTGAGATACGCAAGACCGTGTCTCGGATCAAGGATGAAGGGCTTGGTAGGTCAGATAAACCAGACTGGATTACAGTTAAGGCAACTATAACATTCATCAAAACCGACAGCTTCTATTACACTGCTTGCCCTCTGATGATTGGAGATAGACAATGTAATAAGAAAGTTACCAGGTCAGGAAACTCGAGATGGCAATGTGATAGGTGCAATCAAGAGTTTGAGGAATGTGATTACAGATACCTTCTTCAAGCTCAAATTCAAGATCATACTGGGTTGACATGGGTGACAGCTTTCCAGGAATCTGGGGAAGAGATTTTGAGCTGTCCCGCAAAGGAGCTACACATGATGAATGAAGAGGCTGATGATACCagattttctgaaattattagaAAATGTCTCTTTACACAATTTCTATTCAGgcttaaaatcaaagaggaaCTTTATGGTGATGAGCAGAAGGTGAAGATTACAGTTATCAAGGCAGAGAAAGTGAAACATTCTGCAGAAAGCAGATATCTCCTTGATTTAATTTCAAAATTCCGTTCTTCATGA
- the LOC107779034 gene encoding uncharacterized protein LOC107779034 — MASSSAVSIAMPLTYTSQKRQPSAVAFLKPLPVKPSKSSAASKPVARFEVKASLKEKVVTGLTAAALTASMVIPDVAEAADGFSPSLKNFLLSIVSGGVVLTAIVGAVIGVSNFDPVKRT, encoded by the coding sequence AtggcttcttcttctgcagtttCCATAGCCATGCCACTGACTTACACAAGTCAGAAGAGACAACCAAGTGCTGTGGCTTTCTTGAAGCCATTGCCAGTAAAGCCCTCAAAGAGTAGTGCAGCATCAAAACCAGTTGCAAGGTTTGAAGTCAAGGCTTCACTTAAGGAGAAGGTTGTGACAGGATTGACAGCAGCTGCACTGACTGCCTCCATGGTGATTCCCGACGTAGCCGAAGCAGCTGACGGTTTTTCGCCATCCCTCAAGAACTTCTTGCTCAGCATTGTTTCAGGAGGAGTTGTGCTTACTGCAATTGTTGGCGCTGTAATTGGTGTTTCCAACTTTGATCCTGTCAAGCGGACTTAA
- the LOC107779033 gene encoding replication protein A 70 kDa DNA-binding subunit A-like isoform X1 yields the protein MPVNLTANAIPAIIAGDVNSKPVVQVLDIKLIGAAADRYGLLISDSESSQQAMLAAQLNDRVKTGRVRKTSVIQLIEYICTTVKNRKIIVVINMETIIPECEIIGNPKVLVESNFGAQKAISNGISGSAIFNNGNLSAQRSGQTSFANSNNLSSLNSGNSMQSYPPAIQPAYQPPPNYKSHGTIMKNEAPARIIPIAALNPYQGRWAIKARVTAKGDLRRYNNSRGDGKVFSFDLLDSDGGEIRVTCFNAVVDRFYDKIEAGKVYMISKGSLKPAQKNFNHLKNEWEIFLEITSTVDLCPDEDNTIPRQQFSFRPISDIESAESNSIIDVIGIVIAVNPSVLILRKNGMETQRRILNLKDQSGRSVELTLWGDFCNREGQKLQEMAEAGFSPVLAVKAAKVSDFTGKSIGTISSTQLFIGPDFAEAQTLREWFDQGGKDVASQSISRENMPVGSKSEIRKTVSRIKDEGLGRSDKPDWITVKATITFIKTDSFYYTACPLMIGDRQCNKKVTRSGNSRWQCDRCNQEFEECDYRYLLQAQIQDHTGLTWVTAFQESGEEILSCPAKELHMMNEEADDTRFSEIIRKCLFTQFLFRLKIKEELYGDEQKVKITVIKAEKVKHSAESRYLLDLISKFRSS from the exons ATGCCTGTGAACTTGACTGCAAACGCGATCCCGGCGATAATCGCCGGCGACGTGAACTCAAAGCCAGTGGTTCAGGTATTGGACATCAAGCTAATTGGCGCCGCAGCGGATCGGTACGGACTCCTAATCTCAGATTCTGAGTCGAGTCAGCAGGCTATGCTGGCTGCTCAGCTTAATGACCGAGTCAAAACTGGCCGCGTTCGCAAAACCTCCGTCATTCAGTTGATTGAGTACATCTGTACCACTGTTAAAAATCGCAA AATTATTGTTGTCATCAACATGGAAACTATTATACCAGAATGTGAAATAATTGGGAATCCTAAAGTGCTTGTAGAATCTAATTTTGGAGCTCAGAAAGCTATATCTAATGGCATTTCTGGGTCTGCAATCTTTAACAATGGTAACTTGAGTGCTCAAAGATCTGGCCAAACAAGCTTTGCTAACAGCAACAATTTGAGCTCCCTAAATTCAGGTAATAGCATGCAGAGCTACCCACCTGCAATTCAACCCGCATATCAACCTCCTCCAAATTACAAAAGCCATGGGACAATAATGAAGAATGAAGCACCTGCCCGCATTATTCCAATAGCTGCTTTGAACCCCTATCAGGGTCGGTGGGCTATTAAGGCTAGAGTGACTGCAAAGGGGGATCTACGTCGCTATAATAATTCCAGAGGAGATGGAAAGGTCTTCTCATTTGATCTCCTTGACTCTGATGGGGGTGAAATACGTGTCACTTGCTTTAATGCGGTTGTTGATCGCTTTTATGACAAAATTGAAGCTGGAAAAGTGTACATGATATCAAAAGGCAGCTTGAAACCTGCTCAAAAGAACTTCAACCATCTGAAGAATGAATGGGAAATATTCTTGGAGATAACTTCAACTGTAGATCTCTGTCCAGATGAAGATAACACTATACCAAGACAGCAGTTCTCATTTAGACCTATTAGTGACATTGAAAGTGCAGAAAGCAATTCAATCATAGATGTGATTGGAATTGTAATAGCTGTCAATCCTTCTGTTCTGATCCTGAGAAAGAATGGAATGGAAACTCAAAGAAGAATCTTGAATCTAAAGGATCAGTCTGGGCGAAGTGTTGAGCTGACGCTATGGGGAGACTTCTGCAACAGGGAAGGTCAAAAGCTGCAAGAAATGGCAGAAGCTGGGTTTTCCCCTGTTTTAGCTGTCAAAGCTGCAAAAGTTAGTGACTTCACTGGGAAATCCATTGGAACCATTTCTTCCACTCAACTGTTCATAGGTCCAGATTTTGCAGAGGCTCAGACTCTAAGAGAATGGTTTGATCAGGGAGGAAAAGATGTTGCTTCTCAATCTATATCTAGGGAAAACATGCCTGTAGGATCAAAAAGTGAGATACGCAAGACCGTGTCTCGGATCAAGGATGAAGGGCTTGGTAGGTCAGATAAACCAGACTGGATTACAGTTAAGGCAACTATAACATTCATCAAAACCGACAGCTTCTATTACACTGCTTGCCCTCTGATGATTGGAGATAGACAATGTAATAAGAAAGTTACCAGGTCAGGAAACTCGAGATGGCAATGTGATAGGTGCAATCAAGAGTTTGAGGAATGTGATTACAGATACCTTCTTCAAGCTCAAATTCAAGATCATACTGGGTTGACATGGGTGACAGCTTTCCAGGAATCTGGGGAAGAGATTTTGAGCTGTCCCGCAAAGGAGCTACACATGATGAATGAAGAGGCTGATGATACCagattttctgaaattattagaAAATGTCTCTTTACACAATTTCTATTCAGgcttaaaatcaaagaggaaCTTTATGGTGATGAGCAGAAGGTGAAGATTACAGTTATCAAGGCAGAGAAAGTGAAACATTCTGCAGAAAGCAGATATCTCCTTGATTTAATTTCAAAATTCCGTTCTTCATGA